In the Flavobacterium acetivorans genome, one interval contains:
- a CDS encoding transposase gives MKKVRKIYDASFKEQAVQLSYDRTNVSEHARELGITAPQLYKWRKEFETFGEGSFHGKGNLKQTPEQAKIHELEKKLKDAVRSWRKN, from the coding sequence ATGAAAAAAGTCCGTAAAATTTATGATGCCAGTTTTAAAGAACAGGCAGTTCAACTGAGCTATGACAGAACCAATGTTTCAGAGCATGCAAGAGAATTAGGTATAACAGCCCCACAATTATATAAATGGCGCAAAGAATTTGAGACCTTTGGAGAAGGAAGTTTCCATGGAAAAGGAAATTTAAAACAAACTCCAGAGCAAGCAAAAATTCACGAATTAGAAAAAAAGCTCAAAGACGCAGTGAGGAGCTGGAGGAAGAATTGA